In a single window of the bacterium genome:
- a CDS encoding prolyl oligopeptidase family serine peptidase has protein sequence MTFVYPEAHKVDQVDDYHGTQVVDPYRWLEDVDSDETKAWVEAENAVTFAYLESIPRREKIRSRLTELWDYPRYGAPFREGERYFYSKNDGLQNQSVIYVQEDLDGEPRVLLDPNLLSEDGTIALGGMSISRDGKRMAWATNVSGSDWRTWYVRDIDTGEDLADKVEWSKFSGASWDEKIEGFYYSRYDVPVGGDELEDANYYHKLYYHRVGTPQSQDVRVYERPDQKEWGFAGSVTESGDYLVIHVWKGTSPMNRLFYKDLRDPRAGVVELISELEAEYAFIGHDGDIFYLQTDLDAPRKRVVAVDIRNPAKSEWHELIPEQDITLESIGMINGNEFVASYMKDAHSVVYRYDHHGRLIGELALPGIGSVGGVGGHREDTETFYTFTSFLYPPTIFKYDFVTGENTVFREPEIDVDLSAYTTEQVFFPSKDGTEIPMFIVRRTNAKLDGSNPTLLYGYGGFNVSLTPYFSISRLAWVEMGGVFAVANLRGGGEYGEDWHQAGMLKNKQNVFDDFIAAGEYLIAQGYTSKKKLACAGGSNGGTLVGAVCNQRPDLWRAALPAVGVMDMLRFHLFTIGWAWVSDYGSSEDPDMFPTLNAYSPYHNLRDGVDYPAMMITTADHDDRVVPGHSFKYAARIQAAHAGADPVIIRIETKAGHGGGKPTSKIIEEVADEWAFLWDQLGMK, from the coding sequence ATGACCTTCGTGTATCCCGAGGCCCACAAGGTCGATCAGGTCGACGACTATCACGGCACGCAGGTCGTCGATCCCTATCGCTGGCTCGAGGACGTGGACAGCGACGAGACCAAGGCCTGGGTCGAGGCCGAGAACGCGGTCACCTTCGCCTACCTCGAGAGCATCCCCAGGCGGGAGAAGATCAGGAGCCGCCTGACCGAGCTGTGGGACTACCCCAGGTACGGCGCCCCCTTCCGCGAGGGCGAGCGCTACTTCTACTCCAAGAACGACGGGCTGCAGAACCAGTCGGTGATCTACGTGCAGGAGGATCTCGACGGCGAGCCGCGCGTGCTGCTCGATCCCAACCTGCTGAGCGAGGACGGCACGATCGCCCTGGGCGGCATGAGCATCAGCCGCGACGGCAAGAGGATGGCCTGGGCCACCAACGTCTCGGGCTCGGACTGGCGCACCTGGTACGTGCGTGACATAGACACGGGCGAGGACCTCGCCGACAAGGTCGAGTGGAGCAAGTTCTCCGGCGCCAGCTGGGACGAGAAGATCGAGGGCTTCTACTACAGCCGTTACGACGTCCCCGTCGGCGGCGACGAGCTCGAGGACGCCAACTACTACCACAAGCTCTACTACCACAGGGTGGGCACGCCCCAGAGCCAGGACGTGCGCGTCTACGAGCGCCCCGACCAGAAGGAGTGGGGTTTCGCCGGCAGCGTCACCGAGAGCGGCGACTACCTGGTCATCCACGTCTGGAAGGGCACCTCGCCCATGAACCGGCTCTTCTACAAGGACCTGCGCGATCCGCGGGCCGGCGTGGTGGAGCTGATCAGCGAACTCGAGGCCGAGTACGCCTTCATCGGGCACGACGGCGACATCTTCTACCTGCAGACGGACCTGGACGCGCCGAGGAAACGCGTCGTGGCCGTGGACATCCGCAACCCCGCCAAGAGCGAATGGCACGAGCTGATCCCCGAGCAGGACATCACCCTCGAGAGCATCGGCATGATCAACGGCAACGAGTTCGTGGCCAGCTACATGAAGGACGCCCACTCGGTCGTCTACAGGTACGACCACCACGGCCGCCTCATCGGCGAGCTGGCGCTGCCGGGCATCGGCTCCGTCGGCGGCGTGGGCGGCCACCGCGAGGACACCGAGACCTTCTACACCTTCACGTCGTTCCTCTACCCGCCGACGATCTTCAAGTACGACTTCGTCACCGGCGAGAACACCGTCTTCCGCGAGCCGGAGATCGACGTGGACCTCTCGGCCTACACCACCGAGCAGGTCTTCTTCCCGAGCAAGGACGGGACGGAGATCCCCATGTTCATCGTCCGCAGGACGAACGCGAAGCTGGACGGCTCCAACCCGACCCTGCTCTACGGCTACGGCGGCTTCAACGTGTCGCTGACCCCGTACTTCTCCATCTCGCGCCTGGCCTGGGTGGAGATGGGCGGCGTCTTCGCCGTGGCCAACCTGCGCGGCGGCGGCGAGTACGGCGAGGACTGGCATCAGGCGGGCATGCTCAAGAACAAGCAGAATGTCTTCGACGACTTCATCGCCGCCGGCGAGTACCTCATCGCCCAGGGCTACACCAGCAAGAAGAAGCTCGCCTGCGCCGGCGGCAGCAACGGCGGCACGCTCGTGGGCGCGGTCTGCAACCAGCGGCCGGACCTGTGGCGGGCGGCCCTGCCCGCGGTCGGCGTGATGGACATGCTGCGCTTCCACCTGTTCACCATCGGCTGGGCCTGGGTCAGCGACTACGGCAGCAGCGAGGACCCGGACATGTTCCCCACGCTCAATGCCTACTCGCCCTACCACAACCTCCGCGACGGCGTGGACTACCCGGCCATGATGATCACCACCGCCGACCACGACGACCGCGTGGTGCCGGGCCACAGCTTCAAGTACGCGGCGCGGATCCAGGCAGCGCATGCCGGCGCCGACCCGGTGATCATCCGCATCGAGACCAAGGCCGGCCACGGCGGCGGCAAGCCGACCTCGAAGATCATCGAGGAGGTGGCCGACGAGTGGGCCTTCCTCTGGGATCAGCTGGGGATGAAGTAG